A stretch of Alkalicella caledoniensis DNA encodes these proteins:
- a CDS encoding RNA polymerase sigma factor, translating into MQFKDDQLVKEIISGSKTSLDTLVNRYYEVIYSYSMRQVNNQHLSADLTQEVFIKMMKNIDKYRLGTNSFKYWLLKIALNHIRDYFRAEKSSRNINIEDLDCLSDYDSDNILDILEKDEKRTSVKKALNSLKEEEREIVILKYYNEMTIKEIGSLIGAKESTIKSKLYRALEKLRKKLKGGDKDEEF; encoded by the coding sequence GTGCAATTTAAGGATGACCAGCTAGTTAAAGAAATAATTTCTGGAAGCAAAACTTCTTTAGATACCCTTGTAAATAGATACTATGAAGTTATCTATAGTTATTCAATGAGGCAGGTAAATAATCAGCATCTATCTGCTGATTTAACTCAAGAAGTTTTCATTAAGATGATGAAAAACATAGATAAATATAGATTGGGGACTAATAGTTTCAAATACTGGCTCCTTAAAATAGCATTGAATCACATTAGGGACTATTTTAGAGCGGAAAAAAGTAGTAGGAATATAAACATTGAGGACTTAGATTGTTTATCAGATTATGACTCTGATAATATATTAGACATACTGGAGAAAGATGAGAAAAGAACTAGTGTGAAAAAAGCTTTAAATAGCCTTAAGGAAGAAGAAAGAGAGATTGTTATACTTAAGTACTACAACGAAATGACCATTAAAGAAATAGGTAGTTTAATTGGAGCCAAAGAATCAACGATTAAGTCAAAACTGTACAGAGCCCTTGAAAAGTTGCGAAAAAAATTAAAGGGAGGAGATAAAGATGAAGAATTTTAA
- the spoIVA gene encoding stage IV sporulation protein A, which produces MAEFDLYKDIVERTGGDIYLGIVGPVRTGKSTFIKKFMEQLVLPNIEDDHERNRAKDELPQSSGGKTIMTTEPKFIPEKAVTVVIRENLKMKVKVVDCVGYTVSRALGYSDERGERLVSTPWFDEEVPFQQAAEYGTKKVITDHSTIGVVITTDGTISDSLDRGDYIEPEERVITELQELGKPFVMVLNTADPNSEFALKLRGDLEEKYSVPVLPINIAKLSVQDINSILEEALYEFPIVEVKIQLPKWLEVLEGDHWLKDKFNGVVKNMVGKLDKVRDLDGVTEEVSAEEFVSRVTLDDVNLGTGQARIVIECPEELFYKVTSEKTGLELEGPEDLLAQLQELVKIRKDYTYIKDALEEARATGYGVVPPQLEEMTLDQPEIVRHGSRFGVKLRASAPSIHMIRVDVESEFAPVVGSEKQSEDLVNYIEDEFQDNPEKIWESNIFGKSLHELVKDGIQNKLGNMPPSAREKLQETLEKIINEGSGGLIAIIL; this is translated from the coding sequence TTGGCAGAGTTTGATCTTTACAAAGATATCGTAGAAAGAACCGGTGGAGATATTTACTTAGGTATTGTAGGACCGGTAAGGACAGGAAAATCGACTTTCATTAAAAAATTTATGGAACAACTCGTACTACCTAACATAGAAGACGACCACGAAAGGAACAGAGCAAAGGATGAGTTGCCCCAAAGCAGTGGTGGAAAGACTATAATGACCACTGAACCTAAGTTTATCCCTGAGAAAGCTGTAACAGTTGTTATCAGAGAAAACTTAAAAATGAAAGTTAAAGTGGTAGACTGTGTTGGCTATACTGTAAGTAGAGCCCTTGGCTACTCAGACGAAAGAGGAGAAAGACTAGTTAGTACTCCTTGGTTTGACGAAGAAGTTCCATTCCAGCAAGCTGCTGAATACGGAACAAAAAAGGTAATAACAGACCACTCAACAATCGGCGTTGTTATTACCACCGATGGGACAATATCTGATTCACTTGACAGAGGTGACTACATTGAGCCTGAAGAAAGGGTGATTACAGAACTTCAAGAACTAGGTAAACCCTTTGTAATGGTACTTAACACAGCAGATCCAAATTCTGAGTTTGCATTAAAACTTAGAGGGGATCTAGAAGAGAAGTATAGTGTTCCTGTATTGCCAATCAACATCGCAAAACTAAGTGTTCAAGACATCAACTCCATATTAGAAGAAGCCCTTTATGAATTCCCAATAGTGGAAGTTAAAATTCAGCTTCCAAAATGGTTAGAAGTTCTAGAAGGAGACCATTGGTTAAAAGACAAATTTAACGGTGTTGTAAAAAATATGGTTGGTAAACTTGATAAAGTTAGAGACCTTGATGGAGTTACAGAAGAGGTTTCAGCTGAAGAGTTCGTAAGCCGTGTGACCCTTGACGATGTAAACCTAGGTACAGGTCAAGCAAGAATAGTTATAGAATGTCCAGAAGAACTATTCTATAAAGTAACTTCAGAAAAAACAGGTTTAGAATTAGAAGGGCCTGAAGATTTACTTGCACAACTTCAAGAATTAGTGAAGATCCGTAAGGACTACACTTACATCAAAGATGCTTTAGAAGAAGCACGGGCTACAGGTTATGGTGTTGTACCACCACAACTAGAAGAAATGACACTAGACCAGCCAGAAATAGTAAGACACGGCAGCAGATTTGGTGTTAAACTTAGAGCAAGTGCTCCATCTATCCATATGATTCGCGTAGATGTAGAATCTGAGTTTGCCCCTGTAGTGGGATCAGAAAAACAAAGCGAAGATTTAGTAAACTACATCGAAGACGAATTCCAAGACAACCCAGAAAAAATCTGGGAGTCCAATATCTTCGGCAAGTCTCTCCATGAGCTTGTTAAAGATGGCATCCAAAATAAGCTTGGGAACATGCCTCCAAGCGCAAGGGAAAAACTACAAGAAACCCTTGAAAAAATCATCAACGAAGGAAGCGGTGGCCTAATAGCCATAATCCTTTAA
- a CDS encoding NAD(P)H-dependent glycerol-3-phosphate dehydrogenase → MRKMTIIGAGGWGTALANVLAKKGFSVTLWARRKEICDNLFKTRENVNYLPGVIIPANVHFTNDFEEAVKDSELVLMATPSMVMRDIIKKIKPFITNNTVVVSASKGFEQSTLLRMSEVIAEELGEDHPIAVLSGPNHAEEVGKDLPTATVVASKKKSTAEFVQDVFMSPKLRVYINPDIIGVEVGGALKNIIALGAGISDGLKFGDNTKSALLTRGLTEIARLGVAMGADTHTFAGLAGLGDLIATCTSQHSRNWRCGNQIGQGKKLKEILEGSNMVVEGVRTTEAVQELSKKYDIQMPISEELYKVLFEEKDAKTAVIDLMLRGKTHETEEVVRTERENW, encoded by the coding sequence ATGCGTAAAATGACAATTATAGGTGCAGGTGGCTGGGGCACCGCTTTGGCAAACGTGTTAGCTAAAAAAGGTTTTTCTGTTACCCTATGGGCAAGAAGAAAAGAAATATGTGATAATCTATTCAAAACCCGAGAAAATGTTAATTACCTTCCAGGAGTAATCATTCCAGCAAATGTCCACTTTACAAATGATTTTGAAGAAGCAGTAAAGGACAGCGAGCTGGTATTGATGGCAACACCATCCATGGTTATGAGGGATATTATCAAAAAGATCAAGCCTTTCATTACTAATAATACCGTTGTAGTATCTGCTTCAAAGGGCTTTGAGCAGTCCACACTACTGAGAATGAGTGAAGTGATTGCTGAAGAATTAGGAGAGGATCACCCTATAGCAGTATTATCAGGACCTAACCATGCAGAGGAAGTGGGAAAAGATTTACCTACTGCCACTGTCGTCGCATCAAAAAAGAAATCAACAGCAGAGTTCGTGCAAGATGTTTTTATGTCACCGAAACTAAGGGTCTACATAAATCCTGATATAATAGGTGTGGAAGTTGGTGGAGCCCTAAAGAATATCATAGCCTTAGGAGCTGGTATTAGCGACGGGCTAAAATTTGGTGACAACACAAAATCAGCACTCCTTACAAGGGGACTTACGGAAATAGCTAGATTAGGTGTAGCCATGGGAGCTGACACCCATACATTTGCGGGCCTTGCAGGCCTCGGAGACCTTATAGCAACATGCACAAGCCAGCACAGTAGAAACTGGCGCTGCGGAAACCAAATAGGTCAAGGCAAAAAATTAAAAGAAATACTAGAAGGAAGTAACATGGTGGTTGAAGGTGTTCGTACAACAGAAGCAGTGCAGGAACTGTCAAAAAAATATGATATTCAAATGCCCATATCAGAAGAACTATACAAAGTACTTTTTGAAGAAAAAGACGCCAAAACAGCAGTAATTGACTTAATGCTCAGGGGTAAGACCCATGAAACAGAAGAGGTTGTTAGAACCGAGCGGGAAAACTGGTAG
- the plsY gene encoding glycerol-3-phosphate 1-O-acyltransferase PlsY, with the protein MYILVLIGYLLGSISFSYIAGRLFGKMDIREHGSKNAGATNVLRNVGVKAFIFASVLDILKGVAAVQLAKYFYPEQDLLIVLTAGAAIIGHNWPLFFGFKGGKGIATTVGVLLGLNAPAALIVMVTMAIIVYITRYVSLASLVGTALLPILIYYFVGANIYYMLFAFIVAIMAWYKHRANIGRLIKGIESKIGEKK; encoded by the coding sequence GTGTACATTTTAGTTCTAATAGGCTATCTTTTAGGATCTATTTCCTTCAGTTACATAGCCGGTAGGTTATTTGGCAAGATGGACATTCGAGAACATGGCAGCAAAAACGCAGGTGCAACAAACGTGTTAAGAAATGTAGGGGTGAAAGCTTTTATCTTTGCCTCAGTTCTTGATATTTTAAAGGGTGTTGCCGCGGTACAATTAGCAAAGTATTTTTATCCTGAGCAAGACCTGCTTATTGTTTTGACTGCGGGTGCTGCAATTATAGGTCACAATTGGCCTCTATTCTTTGGTTTTAAGGGTGGAAAAGGTATTGCTACCACAGTAGGTGTCTTACTTGGCTTAAATGCACCAGCAGCCTTAATTGTTATGGTAACCATGGCCATTATAGTTTATATAACTAGATATGTATCACTTGCTTCTTTAGTAGGCACGGCACTATTACCAATTTTAATTTACTACTTTGTTGGTGCAAATATATACTATATGCTTTTTGCTTTTATTGTAGCTATTATGGCATGGTACAAACATAGGGCAAATATAGGGCGATTAATCAAAGGAATTGAATCAAAAATAGGTGAGAAGAAATAG
- the der gene encoding ribosome biogenesis GTPase Der — MALPIVAVVGRPNVGKSTLFNRIVGQRLAITEDRPGATRDRLYSKGEWLNKEFFLVDTGGMTFDEGDVLANDVTKQAQVAVDECDVIIFVVDARTGITTEDLQIAQILRREKKPIVIAVNKIEDHKKQELDFIEFYSLGFPVMVSISAANGFGIGDLLDEVIANFTEEHDETEEEGILKVTFIGRPNVGKSSMVNKLLGQNRVIVSDIPGTTRDAIDSKVIVDGETFILVDTAGLRRKSKVDDDVEYYSVLRSIRAIERSDVAILVIDATTGVTEQDKRVAGFAHEGGKGCIIMINKWDLLEKDNHSVKEFTKNIRNELGYMDYAPIIFVSALTGQRAHKLLPLAKQVAAENDKRISTSLVNDVIFDSIAVTPPPTDRGRQLKILYTSQVSTKPPTFVFFVNDTELMHFSYLRFLENQLRTAFGFEGTPLRMLTRQRSED; from the coding sequence ATGGCATTACCAATAGTTGCAGTAGTAGGTAGACCAAATGTAGGTAAATCTACATTGTTTAATAGAATAGTAGGACAGCGTCTGGCAATAACAGAGGACAGACCAGGAGCAACAAGGGACAGACTTTACAGTAAAGGTGAGTGGTTAAATAAAGAGTTTTTCCTTGTGGACACTGGAGGAATGACCTTCGATGAAGGCGATGTGCTGGCAAACGATGTAACAAAGCAAGCTCAGGTAGCTGTGGATGAGTGCGATGTTATAATATTTGTGGTTGATGCAAGAACAGGCATAACAACAGAAGATTTACAAATAGCTCAAATATTAAGGCGTGAAAAAAAACCCATAGTTATAGCTGTAAACAAGATAGAAGATCATAAGAAACAAGAACTAGACTTCATAGAATTTTATTCCCTAGGATTTCCTGTGATGGTATCAATATCTGCAGCAAATGGATTTGGCATAGGAGACCTATTAGATGAGGTAATAGCTAACTTTACTGAAGAGCACGATGAAACAGAAGAAGAAGGAATACTGAAAGTTACATTTATCGGAAGACCTAACGTAGGTAAATCTTCAATGGTAAACAAACTTTTAGGTCAAAACAGGGTTATAGTCAGTGATATACCAGGAACCACAAGGGATGCCATCGACTCAAAAGTAATAGTGGATGGAGAAACCTTTATACTTGTAGATACCGCTGGACTAAGGCGGAAAAGTAAAGTAGATGATGATGTCGAGTACTATAGTGTATTACGCTCAATTAGAGCCATTGAAAGAAGTGATGTGGCAATTTTAGTTATAGATGCCACCACAGGAGTAACAGAACAGGACAAAAGAGTTGCAGGCTTTGCCCATGAGGGGGGAAAAGGTTGTATTATTATGATTAATAAATGGGACCTCCTAGAAAAAGATAACCACTCAGTTAAAGAATTTACAAAAAATATAAGGAATGAACTTGGATATATGGACTATGCTCCTATTATTTTTGTATCTGCATTAACAGGTCAAAGAGCCCATAAGTTATTACCCCTTGCAAAACAAGTGGCTGCAGAAAATGATAAACGTATATCCACAAGTCTTGTAAATGATGTTATCTTCGATAGTATTGCTGTTACACCACCTCCCACTGATAGAGGAAGACAACTTAAAATTTTATATACAAGTCAGGTATCAACAAAACCACCAACATTTGTTTTCTTCGTAAATGATACAGAACTGATGCATTTCTCTTATCTTAGATTTTTAGAAAATCAATTGAGAACTGCCTTCGGATTTGAAGGAACACCATTAAGAATGTTAACAAGGCAAAGAAGCGAAGACTAA
- a CDS encoding DUF512 domain-containing protein, with translation MKNLTIREIEQHSIAHELDLAPSDKLVSINGQEPNDIIEYRLLQTEEFIELYVQKADGREEIYEIEKEYDEDLGIIFEDPTLDSIKRCHNNCLFCFIDQLPQGMRSTLGVKDDDYRMSFMFGNYVTLTNLTDEDINRIITLNMSPLYISIHATDPETRVKLMGQKKAARIMEILTKLKENDIDFHGQLVLVPGINDGEILKKSLEDAKILLPNLLSLSVVPVGLTEHRTNCYPLEKFNKETSREIINTTNLYQDIFKQICGYNTVYAADEFFVNADLPIPAVEYYEEYPQLENGVGIISTFLEDIKELKVNLPKELNKTRKFTLVTAKSPQRYVKVLEDALNEVENLTADLIVVDNHFFGASITVAGLLTGKDILESLQNQKKSVMELGEIIIPKAATKDDQLIFLDGLTVEELERHLKAKVHVVSSPLEIKDILGGI, from the coding sequence ATGAAAAATCTAACTATTAGAGAAATTGAGCAACACTCCATAGCTCATGAACTAGACTTAGCTCCGAGTGATAAGCTAGTTAGTATCAATGGACAAGAACCAAATGATATTATAGAATATAGATTACTTCAAACAGAAGAATTTATCGAGCTATATGTTCAAAAAGCAGATGGAAGGGAAGAAATCTACGAAATAGAAAAGGAATATGACGAAGATTTAGGAATTATATTTGAAGATCCTACATTAGATAGTATAAAAAGATGTCATAATAACTGTCTATTTTGTTTTATCGATCAACTACCCCAAGGTATGAGGTCTACCTTAGGAGTAAAGGACGATGACTATCGCATGTCCTTTATGTTTGGAAACTATGTAACCTTAACCAACCTTACAGACGAAGACATAAACCGTATAATTACCCTGAACATGAGTCCCCTCTACATATCAATACATGCAACTGACCCAGAAACAAGGGTCAAATTAATGGGGCAAAAAAAAGCTGCAAGGATCATGGAGATCCTTACTAAGCTTAAAGAAAATGATATCGATTTTCATGGACAACTTGTACTAGTCCCAGGGATAAACGATGGTGAAATACTTAAAAAAAGTTTAGAAGATGCAAAAATACTATTGCCTAACCTACTATCACTATCTGTTGTACCAGTAGGGCTTACAGAACATAGAACAAACTGCTACCCCCTAGAGAAATTCAACAAAGAAACAAGTCGAGAAATAATAAATACTACTAACTTATATCAAGATATTTTTAAACAGATATGTGGGTACAATACAGTATATGCAGCAGATGAATTCTTTGTAAACGCAGACCTTCCCATCCCAGCAGTCGAGTATTATGAGGAATATCCTCAGCTAGAAAATGGGGTAGGTATTATATCTACTTTTTTAGAAGATATTAAAGAACTTAAAGTCAATTTACCTAAAGAACTAAACAAAACCAGGAAATTTACCCTAGTAACAGCTAAATCTCCCCAGAGGTATGTAAAGGTTTTAGAAGATGCTTTAAATGAGGTGGAAAATTTAACAGCTGACCTAATTGTTGTTGATAACCATTTCTTTGGAGCCAGTATAACCGTGGCTGGTCTACTAACAGGGAAGGATATACTAGAATCTTTGCAAAATCAAAAAAAATCTGTCATGGAACTTGGGGAAATAATTATCCCTAAAGCAGCAACAAAAGACGACCAACTTATATTTCTAGATGGACTTACAGTTGAAGAGTTAGAAAGACATTTAAAAGCAAAAGTTCACGTTGTAAGTAGCCCCTTAGAAATAAAAGATATATTAGGAGGAATTTAA
- a CDS encoding DUF3189 family protein, which yields MKIFYYCYGGAHSSVIAAALHLNKLSYPLTYGEIINFTYFDLNSPEIKGIPTLLGTDENKNEIYFVGYGKNKEMIVKLIKSFLQVNGINDDQYLFVDALDKINWRVHLGGFVSKALKQKNIGRRFTALGILLSAKEIQNKVETAKEISKGYRESLTKV from the coding sequence ATGAAAATTTTTTACTACTGCTATGGAGGGGCACATTCCTCTGTTATTGCCGCGGCACTTCATCTTAATAAACTAAGCTATCCTTTGACATATGGAGAAATTATCAATTTTACCTACTTTGATCTAAATTCCCCTGAAATCAAAGGAATTCCTACTCTTTTAGGCACAGACGAAAATAAAAACGAAATATATTTTGTAGGATATGGTAAAAACAAAGAAATGATAGTAAAATTGATAAAGAGCTTTCTACAGGTAAATGGAATAAATGACGATCAATATTTATTTGTTGATGCCCTAGACAAAATAAATTGGAGGGTTCACTTAGGAGGATTTGTGTCTAAGGCATTAAAACAAAAAAATATCGGTAGAAGATTTACAGCCCTAGGAATTTTACTATCAGCTAAAGAAATTCAAAATAAAGTTGAAACAGCAAAAGAAATTAGTAAAGGGTATAGGGAATCCTTGACGAAAGTATAG
- a CDS encoding DUF3189 family protein, producing the protein MKIIYNCYGGAHSSVVVGYIHCGLLSKDLVPTKQQLMSLSYYDSQKNEDHGILQYIGIDEKGNEIYSVGLRSDRKFGKTSLTNIASIMGIPQESYMLVDTIQAVNWYMRIGGFLSRALGLIKIGRPLVLYGTQRAFFNLAKITEETKKNIEE; encoded by the coding sequence ATGAAAATAATCTACAATTGTTATGGTGGGGCTCATTCATCTGTTGTTGTTGGCTACATACACTGTGGGCTACTTTCAAAAGATCTAGTCCCCACTAAACAACAACTAATGTCCCTATCTTACTATGACTCTCAAAAAAACGAGGATCATGGAATCCTTCAGTACATAGGAATTGATGAGAAGGGAAATGAGATCTACTCTGTGGGACTGAGGTCAGATCGCAAGTTTGGCAAAACATCCCTCACAAATATAGCTAGCATCATGGGAATTCCTCAAGAAAGCTATATGCTAGTAGACACTATACAGGCAGTTAACTGGTATATGCGTATAGGAGGATTTCTTTCTAGGGCTTTAGGTTTAATAAAAATAGGTCGCCCTTTGGTACTATACGGAACCCAAAGGGCTTTTTTTAATCTCGCCAAAATAACTGAGGAAACAAAAAAGAACATAGAGGAGTAG
- a CDS encoding capping complex subunit for YIEGIA — protein MDTQITKMINAIVITPEDKDKVMEGGFAPIFIAKDREEQQKISTYLARITVAVVHDLENGVLILAKH, from the coding sequence ATGGATACACAAATTACCAAAATGATAAATGCCATAGTAATAACACCGGAAGATAAAGATAAAGTAATGGAAGGTGGATTCGCACCAATATTTATAGCTAAAGACAGAGAAGAACAACAAAAAATTTCCACCTACCTAGCAAGAATAACAGTAGCAGTAGTCCACGACTTAGAAAATGGGGTACTTATTTTGGCAAAGCACTGA
- a CDS encoding YIEGIA family protein — MENHIQIIAFTVVVGTLARFMMLKLDYRQYPTYPHGALAHLSLGFIAAGLGSVAIPALIEKDFAAVTFLALAAQQFRDIRNIERETLSKLENAELVPRGPDFIEGVARAFEARNYLVILVTIFTSAVTWLINERFGIWWAYLGGLAFAIILVFLAIRYMEGKRIIDIADVDEGRVHFDKANLFVDDIHIMNLGIIESKEIIEKRALGVIIRPKDKDAVPILANVGQRQALVHIASKLMGIHKEVDSAEFTPMARRDLDKGTIALIIVPTHGDIEDLIDAVERTPVLESAISKPSAAGIVRLNEGKGE; from the coding sequence ATGGAAAACCACATACAGATAATTGCGTTCACCGTTGTAGTAGGAACATTAGCGAGATTTATGATGCTTAAATTAGACTATAGACAATACCCCACCTATCCCCATGGGGCACTGGCACACTTATCGCTGGGCTTTATAGCCGCAGGCTTAGGTTCTGTGGCTATCCCAGCACTTATCGAAAAAGACTTCGCAGCTGTTACATTCTTAGCATTGGCCGCACAGCAATTTAGAGATATAAGGAATATTGAAAGAGAAACCCTATCCAAACTTGAAAATGCAGAACTAGTTCCAAGGGGACCGGATTTTATAGAAGGTGTAGCAAGGGCCTTTGAAGCTAGAAACTATCTAGTAATACTTGTAACTATATTTACCAGTGCAGTAACATGGTTGATAAATGAAAGATTTGGAATATGGTGGGCATACCTTGGTGGTCTAGCCTTTGCTATAATCTTAGTATTTTTAGCTATACGTTACATGGAAGGAAAGCGAATCATAGATATAGCGGATGTTGATGAAGGCCGTGTTCACTTTGATAAAGCAAATCTGTTTGTTGATGATATACACATAATGAACCTAGGAATAATAGAATCCAAGGAAATCATAGAAAAAAGGGCACTAGGTGTAATAATAAGACCAAAAGATAAAGATGCCGTTCCTATTTTAGCCAATGTTGGCCAAAGACAGGCACTGGTACACATAGCCTCTAAGCTAATGGGGATTCATAAAGAAGTGGATTCCGCAGAGTTTACACCCATGGCAAGGCGTGATTTAGATAAAGGAACAATTGCACTGATTATAGTACCCACACACGGTGATATTGAAGATCTAATAGATGCAGTTGAAAGAACTCCTGTGCTGGAAAGTGCTATTTCAAAACCGTCTGCTGCTGGGATTGTAAGACTTAACGAAGGAAAAGGTGAGTAG
- the spoIIP gene encoding stage II sporulation protein P, whose translation MRNKKLIYFLVVCMLTTIMAFNYEKKPVRAASEMLEEFFDFINITELREGQFYTMVDDDDNVILQTARIMHVGDQFLNNKNQQFRVYEVDRENLTAKARFIRDVDLAAKHAKPEPNFWAALFSRFNIGNQTTSTENTGPIAIYHSHSAESYVPTDGTESIEDNGGIYDVGAAFKNSLEARGIEVVYSENNHDPHDAGSYKRSRRTVDELLNEDPAAIFDVHRDAVPAEQYAGEADGEEVAQVMFVVGQQNQNQAETMSFAEGLKNVADEQNPELIKGIFEARGNYNQDMSPRALLLEAGTYTQDKDLAISGIESFTDVVVSYVYGDEPDQSSPQASPGAGDEQAQTPAARDTARGGGRTILWILGIAAVGGIAFLAINSGGLGEVGSKLKNFTTKEFTNTLKGKPKKKKKKK comes from the coding sequence ATGAGAAACAAAAAACTAATATACTTTTTAGTAGTATGTATGTTAACTACTATAATGGCATTTAACTACGAAAAAAAACCAGTGCGTGCAGCAAGCGAAATGCTAGAAGAGTTTTTTGACTTTATAAACATCACTGAGCTCAGAGAAGGCCAATTCTATACAATGGTAGATGATGATGATAATGTAATATTACAGACAGCAAGAATTATGCACGTGGGAGACCAGTTTTTAAATAACAAAAATCAACAATTTCGAGTTTACGAAGTAGATAGAGAAAATCTTACAGCAAAAGCTAGATTCATTAGAGATGTGGACTTAGCAGCTAAACATGCTAAGCCAGAGCCTAATTTTTGGGCTGCATTATTTAGTAGGTTCAACATAGGCAATCAAACAACATCCACTGAAAATACAGGACCCATAGCCATTTATCACTCTCACTCTGCTGAGTCTTATGTTCCCACAGATGGTACAGAGAGTATTGAAGACAATGGTGGTATTTATGATGTTGGAGCAGCCTTTAAGAACTCACTAGAAGCAAGGGGAATAGAAGTTGTATACTCAGAAAACAATCACGACCCCCATGATGCAGGATCATATAAACGTTCCCGTAGAACTGTTGATGAGCTGCTAAACGAAGACCCTGCTGCCATATTCGATGTCCATAGGGATGCAGTACCTGCAGAACAGTACGCAGGTGAAGCAGATGGAGAAGAAGTTGCTCAGGTTATGTTTGTTGTAGGGCAACAAAATCAAAATCAAGCAGAAACCATGAGTTTCGCAGAAGGCTTAAAGAATGTAGCAGATGAACAAAACCCTGAACTGATTAAAGGTATTTTTGAAGCAAGGGGTAATTACAATCAAGATATGTCTCCCAGGGCGTTATTATTAGAAGCTGGAACATATACACAAGATAAGGACTTGGCAATTTCCGGCATAGAATCATTCACAGATGTTGTTGTGAGCTATGTTTACGGTGACGAGCCTGACCAATCATCTCCACAAGCCTCACCTGGTGCAGGGGATGAGCAAGCCCAAACCCCAGCTGCCCGAGATACAGCTAGAGGTGGCGGGAGAACAATACTGTGGATTTTAGGTATTGCAGCAGTTGGTGGAATTGCCTTCCTAGCAATCAATAGTGGTGGACTAGGGGAAGTTGGCTCTAAACTGAAAAACTTTACAACTAAGGAGTTTACAAACACTTTAAAAGGCAAACCTAAGAAAAAGAAAAAGAAAAAATAG
- a CDS encoding DUF1614 domain-containing protein: MPIGPITLTIVSVLIFFGLAQRILDRMRLSDKAAFLFIGAMFFGAYLPDIPLGANLSINVGGGLVPLILVTYLFIKAGTAKEKIRAVVASLVAAIAVYGVERFMPEEPGQMFIDPLYMYAIVAGVVGYLAGRSRRSSFIAGVMGVILTDVFYVISLAIGGSELGGTTIGGAGIYDAVVIAGILAVVLAEVVGETRERLGGGPSDDRPEDLKRHLKGVEFANMMKNLEEDFELDEDEDLQENNKIASLDEKRRQQEKDKNKH, encoded by the coding sequence ATGCCTATAGGTCCAATAACACTAACAATCGTGTCAGTTTTGATATTCTTTGGTTTAGCCCAACGGATACTAGATAGGATGAGATTAAGTGACAAGGCAGCCTTTTTATTCATAGGCGCAATGTTCTTCGGAGCATACTTACCAGATATTCCATTAGGTGCAAATCTCAGTATTAACGTGGGAGGAGGGCTAGTTCCACTAATACTAGTTACTTACCTATTTATTAAAGCAGGTACAGCTAAGGAAAAAATCCGTGCTGTTGTTGCTTCACTGGTTGCCGCAATTGCAGTATATGGTGTTGAAAGATTTATGCCTGAAGAGCCTGGACAAATGTTCATTGACCCACTTTATATGTACGCAATTGTTGCTGGTGTAGTGGGATACTTAGCTGGTAGATCAAGGAGAAGTTCATTCATAGCAGGTGTAATGGGTGTAATACTTACAGATGTCTTCTACGTAATTTCATTGGCAATTGGTGGATCGGAACTAGGAGGAACTACAATAGGTGGAGCAGGTATTTACGATGCAGTGGTTATAGCTGGTATCTTAGCAGTTGTTTTAGCTGAGGTTGTAGGAGAAACCCGGGAAAGGCTTGGTGGTGGGCCATCTGATGATAGACCTGAGGACTTGAAACGTCACCTAAAAGGTGTGGAGTTTGCAAACATGATGAAAAACTTAGAAGAGGATTTCGAGTTAGATGAGGATGAAGACCTTCAAGAAAACAACAAAATAGCCTCCCTAGACGAAAAGAGAAGACAACAAGAGAAAGATAAAAATAAACACTAA